Proteins co-encoded in one Malus sylvestris chromosome 9, drMalSylv7.2, whole genome shotgun sequence genomic window:
- the LOC126634451 gene encoding phospholipase D alpha 4-like yields the protein MEGKVYKFLHGTIEATIFHATPYSPPPIFPFNCIFANGKPAYVTIKIDNNKVAKTTHERDRVWNQTFQILCAHPPDSTITITMKTKCSILGKFQIQAHEILNEASFINGFLPLVIENGKPNPELKLRFMLWFKPVKFEPTWGTITVNGGFKGLRNASFPQRSNSHVTLYQDAHHCSTFNPTPEFCGSPRRLWEDVYKAIEGATHLIYIAGWSFNPKMVLVRDPQTDIPRARGVKLGELLKQKAEEGVAVRIMLWDDQTSLKIIKNKGIMGTHDEDAFCYFAHTKVICKLCPRFHRKFPTIFSHHQKTITVDIKSLTSASDKEIMSFVGGLDLCDGRYDTEQHSLFQTLNTESHCADFYQTNISGASLQRGGPRTPWHDAHACITGEAAWDVLTNFEQRWSKKCDPSLLVPSITLTSLIQQTYASKPSERGWNVQVLRSIDNVSASQLFRNLTVEHSIHEAYVEAIRRADKFLYIENQYFMGGCYLWENDQHSGCRNLIPVEIALKVVNKIKEKERFAVYIVIPMWPEGLPESEPVQDILHWTRKTMSMMYRLIGEAIKESGVEGHHPRDYLNFYCLANREVETQGEFVPPHSPHHATQYWNAQKHRRFMVYVHSKLMIVDDAYLILGSANINQRSMDGHRDTEIAIGCYQSDNGDNKMMVSSGGNIGAYRMSLWYEHTGRVEELFKQPESLECVQKMRFIGDRMWEIYSGEEVVDMEGVHLVTYPMSVSEEGYVEDLVKGSDGHFPDTKAMVKGKRSKVIPSIFTT from the exons ATGGAGGGAAAAGTATATAAGTTTCTCCATGGAACTATTGAAGCTACCATCTTCCATGCCACACCTTACTCACCACCACCAATATTCCCCTTCAAT TGTATTTTTGCAAACGGAAAGCCTGCATATGTGACCATCAAAATAGACAACAATAAAGTGGCAAAGACGACCCACGAACGCGACCGTGTGTGGAACCAAACCTTTCAAATCCTCTGTGCTCATCCGCCTGATTCGACCATCACCATTACCATGAAAACAAAATGCTCCATCTTgggaaaatttcaaattcaGGCACATGAGATACTGAACGAAGCAAGTTTTATCAACGGTTTTCTCCCTCTTGTAATCGAAAATGGGAAGCCAAATCCAGAACTCAAGCTCCGGTTTATGTTATGGTTTAAGCCCGTGAAGTTCGAACCAACTTGGGGGACAATAACTGTTAATGGTGGATTCAAGGGGTTGAGGAATGCATCATTTCCACAACGATCCAACAGCCATGTCACCCTTTATCAAGATGCTCACCACTGCTCAACTTTCAACCCTACGCCGGAGTTTTGTGGGAGTCCGAGAAGACTATGGGAAGATGTATACAAAGCCATTGAGGGGGCAACACATTTGATTTACATTGCGGGCTGGTCTTTCAATCCTAAGATGGTTCTG GTCAGGGATCCTCAAACAGACATCCCGCGTGCGCGAGGGGTGAAGCTCGGTGAATTACTAAAGCAGAAGGCCGAGGAAGGTGTGGCAGTGAGAATAATGCTTTGGGATGATCAAACTTCATTAAAAATTATCAAGAACAAAGGAATAATGGGAACACATGATGAAGATGCATTTTGTTACTTTGCACACACGAAAGTGATATGCAAATTGTGCCCTAGATTTCACCGCAAGTTCCCCACAATCTTCTCTCACCATCAGAAAACCATAACTGTAGACATCAAATCACTCACCAGTGCAAGTGACAAAGAAATCATGAGCTTTGTTGGGGGTCTAGATCTTTGTGATGGGCGCTACGACACGGAGCAACATTCGTTGTTTCAAACACTCAATACAGAATCACATTGTGCTGATTTCTACCAGACCAACATTTCCGGGGCTAGCCTTCAGAGAGGAGGGCCAAGAACGCCGTGGCATGATGCTCACGCTTGTATAACCGGCGAGGCTGCTTGGGATGTTCTAACAAATTTCGAACAACGATGGTCCAAGAAATGTGATCCCTCTTTATTGGTCCCTTCTATCACCTTAACAAGCCTCATTCAACAGACTTATGCAAGTAAACCCTCTGAGAGGGGCTGGAATGTTCAAGTTCTTAGGTCAATTGACAACGTTTCGGCAAGCCAATTGTTTCGAAACCTAACCGTGGAACATAGCATTCATGAAGCCTACGTTGAAGCAATTAGGCGCGCCGATAAGTTTCTATACATCGAGAACCAGTATTTCATGGGAGGGTGTTATCTGTGGGAGAACGATCAGCATAGTGGATGTAGAAACTTGATCCCCGTTGAAATTGCACTAAAAGTGGTCAATAAGATCAAAGAAAAGGAGAGGTTTGCAGTGTATATCGTGATTCCAATGTGGCCAGAAGGGTTACCTGAGAGTGAACCTGTGCAGGATATACTTCATTGGACTAGAAAGACAATGTCAATGATGTATAGATTGATTGGAGAAGCCATAAAAGAAAGTGGAGTTGAAGGGCATCACCCAAGAGACTATTTGAACTTCTATTGCCTTGCCAATAGAGAAGTTGAGACCCAAGGGGAGTTTGTTCCCCCTCATTCTCCTCATCATGCAACACAATATTGGAATGCACAAAAGCATAGGAGGTTCATGGTCTATGTTCACTCCAAGCTCATGATAG TGGACGATGCATACCTTATCCTAGGATCTGCAAACATAAACCAAAGATCCATGGACGGACATCGAGACACTGAGATCGCCATTGGATGCTACCAGTCCGACAACGGTGACAACAAGATGATGGTGAGCTCGGGAGGCAACATTGGAGCATACCGAATGTCATTATGGTACGAACACACAGGTCGTGTTGAAGAACTGTTCAAGCAGCCCGAAAGCTTAGAATGCGTGCAGAAGATGCGTTTTATCGGAGACCGGATGTGGGAAATTTACAGTGGGGAAGAAGTGGTCGACATGGAAGGTGTTCATCTTGTGACATATCCCATGAGTGTTTCAGAGGAAGGATATGTTGAGGACCTTGTGAAAGGCAGTGATGGTCATTTTCCAGATACAAAGGCTATGGTGAAGGGCAAGAGATCAAAAGTGATACCATCAATATTTACTACATAG
- the LOC126634457 gene encoding uncharacterized protein LOC126634457, producing the protein MMKRNSARRRNRQLALRNRTFVRRMVGSAYLDSIIGYDDVQCVNQIRMDRRTFHYLCQMLRDHGKVKLDGVVTMEEQVCMFLHIFAHHVKNHTIGSRFCRLGETISRYFNSILHGVLRLQGTLLKVPEPIPNAYPDPKWSWFENCLGALDGTYINVHVPERDKPRYRSRKGEIVTNMLGVCNMDMNFIFVYPSWEGLASDSRVLRDAISRPSGLKVPTGCYYLVDGGYTNGPG; encoded by the exons ATGATGAAACGTAATTCAGCAAGAAGGCGGAATCGGCAACTTGCACTTAGAAATCGCACATTTGTTAGGAGAATGGTAGGGTCAGCCTATTTAGACAGCATAATAGGATATGATGATGTTCAATGTGTGAACCAAATTAGAATGGATAGAAGAACGTTCCATTATTTATGTCAAATGCTTCGTGACCATGGTAAAGTAAAATTGGATGGTGTAGTGACAATGGAAGAACAAGTTTGCATGTTTTTGCATATATTTGCACATCATGTAAAGAATCATACAATTGGGAGTAGGTTTTGTCGATTGGGGGAGACCataagtaggtatttcaatTCCATTCTACATGGAGTGTTAAGGCTACAAGGTACACTTTTGAAAGTGCCAGAACCCATTCCTAATGCCTACCCAGATCCTAAATGGAGTTGGTTTGAG aattgctTGGGGGCATTGGATGGGACTTACATTAACGTTCATGTCCCTGAGCGAGATAAACCAAGATACCGATCAAGGAAGGGAGAGATTGTGACCAATATGTTGGGAGTTTGTAATATGGACATGAATTTTATATTTGTGTACCCAAGTTGGGAAGGGTTGGCCTCTGATTCTAGAGTACTCCGAGATGCGATAAGTAGACCATCGGGATTAAAAGTTCCCACGG GGTGCTACTACCTTGTGGATGGTGGGTACACAAATGGTCCAGGATAA